The Engraulis encrasicolus isolate BLACKSEA-1 chromosome 4, IST_EnEncr_1.0, whole genome shotgun sequence genome includes a window with the following:
- the LOC134447161 gene encoding CUGBP Elav-like family member 2 isoform X3, translating into MTSAYSLEYLPDMKADSRLLGSCDTINSTGNNMNGSLEHLDQPDPDAIKMFVGQIPRSWSETELKELFEPFGAIHQINILRDRTQNPPQSKGCCFVTYYTRKAALEAQNALHNIKTLGGMHHPIQMKPADTDKTNGKMDAVEDRKLFIGMVSKKYGENEVRMMFSPFGQVEECRILRGPDGTSRGCAFVTFSTRAMAQNAIKTMHHSQTMEGCSSPMVCKFADTQKDKEQRRLQQQLQQMQQLNNTSTWGGLSGLGGLAPQYLALLQQAASSSNLGSFSGVQQLGGMSALQLQNLATIAAAAAAAQSSSTGSNSMSSSANGGGLGSLAGQGAAGNSSAMSSLASLGALQGLTGASVGLNNLNSLQGGVSGMAALNGGLGGSSLNNGSAGGTMDALTQAYSGMQQYSASALPSLYSQSLLQQGAVGSQKEGPEGANLFIYHLPQEFGDQDILQMFMPFGNVVSAKVFIDKQTNLSKCFGFVSYDNPVSAQAAIQSMNGFQIGMKRLKVQLKRSKNDSKPY; encoded by the exons ATGACTTCTGCGTACAGCCTTGAATATCTTCCGGATATGAAAGCTGATAGTCGATTGCTGGGCTCCTGTGATACGAT CAACAGCACTGGCAACAACATGAATGGGTCTTTAGAGCACTTGGACCAACCTGACCCCGACGCCATCAAGATGTTCGTTGGGCAGATCCCACGTTCGTGGTCAGAAACCGAGCTCAAGGAGCTGTTTGAGCCGTTTGGTGCCATTCACCAAATCAACATTCTTCGCGACCGCACTCAGAACCCACCCCAGAGCAAAG GTTGCTGTTTTGTTACATATTATACCAGAAAAGCGGCTCTGGAGGCCCAGAATGCGTTGCATAACATAAAGACCTTAGGCGGG ATGCATCATCCCATTCAGATGAAGCCTGCTGACACTGATAAAACAAATGGTAAGATGGATG CTGTGGAAGACCGCAAGCTCTTCATTGGCATGGTGTCAAAGAAGTACGGCGAGAACGAGGTGCGGATGATGTTCTCGCCGTTCGGACAAGTCGAAGAATGCAGAATCCTGCGTGGGCCTGACGGCACGAGCCGAG GCTGTGCATTTGTTACGTTTTCTACCAGGGCAATGGCACAGAATGCAATCAAAACCATGCATCACTCACAGACTATGGAG gGCTGCTCGTCTCCCATGGTTTGTAAGTTTGCTGATACCCAGAAGGATAAGGAGCAGCGGCGTCTCCAGCAACAGCTCCAGCAGATGCAGCAGCTCAACAACACCTCCACCTGGGGAGGCCTCTCCGGCCTGGGCGGCCTGGCCCCACAGTACCTGGCA TTGCTCCAGCAGGCCGCCTCCTCCAGTAATCTGGGCTCGTTCAGTGGCGTCCAGCAGCTCGGCG GTATGAGTGCTCTGCAACTCCAGAATCTGGCCACGATAGCggccgctgctgccgctgcccaGAGCTCCTCCACAGGCTCCAACTCCATGTCTTCCTCCGCCAACGGGGGTGGCCTCGGGAGTCTGGCTGGACAAG GGGCTGCTGGTAACTCCAGTGCGATGAGTTCCCTGGCCTCTCTGGGTGCTCTGCAGGGTCTCACTGGGGCGTCTGTGGGCCTCAACAACCTCAACTCTCTACAGGGGGGCGTCAGCG GTATGGCGGCTCTGAACGGCGGTCTGGGCGGCTCGAGTCTGAACAACGGCTCGGCGGGGGGCACCATGGACGCGCTGACGCAGGCCTACTCAGGGATGCAGCAGTACTCTGCCTCGGCCCTGCCCTCCCTCTACAGCCAGTCCCTCCTGCAGCAGGGGGCCGTGGGCAGTCAGAAGGAGG GGCCTGAAGGGGCCAACCTCTTCATATACCACCTGCCACAGGAGTTTGGGGACCAGGACATCCTGCAGATGTTCATGCCTTTCGGGAACGTGGTCTCTGCCAAAGTCTTCATCGACAAACAGACCAACCTGAGCAAGTGCTTTG GCTTTGTGAGCTATGACAACCCGGTGTCAGCACAGGCCGCCATCCAGTCCATGAACGGCTTCCAGATCGGCATGAAGAGGCTGAAGGTGCAGCTGAAGCGCTCCAAGAACGACAGCAAGCCCTACTGA
- the LOC134447161 gene encoding CUGBP Elav-like family member 2 isoform X4, with the protein MRCPPSCTPVRSEDLLLSNSTGNNMNGSLEHLDQPDPDAIKMFVGQIPRSWSETELKELFEPFGAIHQINILRDRTQNPPQSKGCCFVTYYTRKAALEAQNALHNIKTLGGMHHPIQMKPADTDKTNGKMDAVEDRKLFIGMVSKKYGENEVRMMFSPFGQVEECRILRGPDGTSRGCAFVTFSTRAMAQNAIKTMHHSQTMEGCSSPMVCKFADTQKDKEQRRLQQQLQQMQQLNNTSTWGGLSGLGGLAPQYLALLQQAASSSNLGSFSGVQQLGGMSALQLQNLATIAAAAAAAQSSSTGSNSMSSSANGGGLGSLAGQGAAGNSSAMSSLASLGALQGLTGASVGLNNLNSLQGGVSGMAALNGGLGGSSLNNGSAGGTMDALTQAYSGMQQYSASALPSLYSQSLLQQGAVGSQKEVFSPFHSGPEGANLFIYHLPQEFGDQDILQMFMPFGNVVSAKVFIDKQTNLSKCFGFVSYDNPVSAQAAIQSMNGFQIGMKRLKVQLKRSKNDSKPY; encoded by the exons ATGCGCTGCCCCCCATCTTGTACTCCTGTGAGAAGTGAGGATTTACTGCTAAG CAACAGCACTGGCAACAACATGAATGGGTCTTTAGAGCACTTGGACCAACCTGACCCCGACGCCATCAAGATGTTCGTTGGGCAGATCCCACGTTCGTGGTCAGAAACCGAGCTCAAGGAGCTGTTTGAGCCGTTTGGTGCCATTCACCAAATCAACATTCTTCGCGACCGCACTCAGAACCCACCCCAGAGCAAAG GTTGCTGTTTTGTTACATATTATACCAGAAAAGCGGCTCTGGAGGCCCAGAATGCGTTGCATAACATAAAGACCTTAGGCGGG ATGCATCATCCCATTCAGATGAAGCCTGCTGACACTGATAAAACAAATGGTAAGATGGATG CTGTGGAAGACCGCAAGCTCTTCATTGGCATGGTGTCAAAGAAGTACGGCGAGAACGAGGTGCGGATGATGTTCTCGCCGTTCGGACAAGTCGAAGAATGCAGAATCCTGCGTGGGCCTGACGGCACGAGCCGAG GCTGTGCATTTGTTACGTTTTCTACCAGGGCAATGGCACAGAATGCAATCAAAACCATGCATCACTCACAGACTATGGAG gGCTGCTCGTCTCCCATGGTTTGTAAGTTTGCTGATACCCAGAAGGATAAGGAGCAGCGGCGTCTCCAGCAACAGCTCCAGCAGATGCAGCAGCTCAACAACACCTCCACCTGGGGAGGCCTCTCCGGCCTGGGCGGCCTGGCCCCACAGTACCTGGCA TTGCTCCAGCAGGCCGCCTCCTCCAGTAATCTGGGCTCGTTCAGTGGCGTCCAGCAGCTCGGCG GTATGAGTGCTCTGCAACTCCAGAATCTGGCCACGATAGCggccgctgctgccgctgcccaGAGCTCCTCCACAGGCTCCAACTCCATGTCTTCCTCCGCCAACGGGGGTGGCCTCGGGAGTCTGGCTGGACAAG GGGCTGCTGGTAACTCCAGTGCGATGAGTTCCCTGGCCTCTCTGGGTGCTCTGCAGGGTCTCACTGGGGCGTCTGTGGGCCTCAACAACCTCAACTCTCTACAGGGGGGCGTCAGCG GTATGGCGGCTCTGAACGGCGGTCTGGGCGGCTCGAGTCTGAACAACGGCTCGGCGGGGGGCACCATGGACGCGCTGACGCAGGCCTACTCAGGGATGCAGCAGTACTCTGCCTCGGCCCTGCCCTCCCTCTACAGCCAGTCCCTCCTGCAGCAGGGGGCCGTGGGCAGTCAGAAGGAGG TATTCTCTCCCTTCCATTCAGGGCCTGAAGGGGCCAACCTCTTCATATACCACCTGCCACAGGAGTTTGGGGACCAGGACATCCTGCAGATGTTCATGCCTTTCGGGAACGTGGTCTCTGCCAAAGTCTTCATCGACAAACAGACCAACCTGAGCAAGTGCTTTG GCTTTGTGAGCTATGACAACCCGGTGTCAGCACAGGCCGCCATCCAGTCCATGAACGGCTTCCAGATCGGCATGAAGAGGCTGAAGGTGCAGCTGAAGCGCTCCAAGAACGACAGCAAGCCCTACTGA
- the LOC134447161 gene encoding CUGBP Elav-like family member 2 isoform X6 — translation MRCPPSCTPVRSEDLLLSNSTGNNMNGSLEHLDQPDPDAIKMFVGQIPRSWSETELKELFEPFGAIHQINILRDRTQNPPQSKGCCFVTYYTRKAALEAQNALHNIKTLGGMHHPIQMKPADTDKTNAVEDRKLFIGMVSKKYGENEVRMMFSPFGQVEECRILRGPDGTSRGCAFVTFSTRAMAQNAIKTMHHSQTMEGCSSPMVCKFADTQKDKEQRRLQQQLQQMQQLNNTSTWGGLSGLGGLAPQYLALLQQAASSSNLGSFSGVQQLGGMSALQLQNLATIAAAAAAAQSSSTGSNSMSSSANGGGLGSLAGQGAAGNSSAMSSLASLGALQGLTGASVGLNNLNSLQGGVSGMAALNGGLGGSSLNNGSAGGTMDALTQAYSGMQQYSASALPSLYSQSLLQQGAVGSQKEVFSPFHSGPEGANLFIYHLPQEFGDQDILQMFMPFGNVVSAKVFIDKQTNLSKCFGFVSYDNPVSAQAAIQSMNGFQIGMKRLKVQLKRSKNDSKPY, via the exons ATGCGCTGCCCCCCATCTTGTACTCCTGTGAGAAGTGAGGATTTACTGCTAAG CAACAGCACTGGCAACAACATGAATGGGTCTTTAGAGCACTTGGACCAACCTGACCCCGACGCCATCAAGATGTTCGTTGGGCAGATCCCACGTTCGTGGTCAGAAACCGAGCTCAAGGAGCTGTTTGAGCCGTTTGGTGCCATTCACCAAATCAACATTCTTCGCGACCGCACTCAGAACCCACCCCAGAGCAAAG GTTGCTGTTTTGTTACATATTATACCAGAAAAGCGGCTCTGGAGGCCCAGAATGCGTTGCATAACATAAAGACCTTAGGCGGG ATGCATCATCCCATTCAGATGAAGCCTGCTGACACTGATAAAACAAATG CTGTGGAAGACCGCAAGCTCTTCATTGGCATGGTGTCAAAGAAGTACGGCGAGAACGAGGTGCGGATGATGTTCTCGCCGTTCGGACAAGTCGAAGAATGCAGAATCCTGCGTGGGCCTGACGGCACGAGCCGAG GCTGTGCATTTGTTACGTTTTCTACCAGGGCAATGGCACAGAATGCAATCAAAACCATGCATCACTCACAGACTATGGAG gGCTGCTCGTCTCCCATGGTTTGTAAGTTTGCTGATACCCAGAAGGATAAGGAGCAGCGGCGTCTCCAGCAACAGCTCCAGCAGATGCAGCAGCTCAACAACACCTCCACCTGGGGAGGCCTCTCCGGCCTGGGCGGCCTGGCCCCACAGTACCTGGCA TTGCTCCAGCAGGCCGCCTCCTCCAGTAATCTGGGCTCGTTCAGTGGCGTCCAGCAGCTCGGCG GTATGAGTGCTCTGCAACTCCAGAATCTGGCCACGATAGCggccgctgctgccgctgcccaGAGCTCCTCCACAGGCTCCAACTCCATGTCTTCCTCCGCCAACGGGGGTGGCCTCGGGAGTCTGGCTGGACAAG GGGCTGCTGGTAACTCCAGTGCGATGAGTTCCCTGGCCTCTCTGGGTGCTCTGCAGGGTCTCACTGGGGCGTCTGTGGGCCTCAACAACCTCAACTCTCTACAGGGGGGCGTCAGCG GTATGGCGGCTCTGAACGGCGGTCTGGGCGGCTCGAGTCTGAACAACGGCTCGGCGGGGGGCACCATGGACGCGCTGACGCAGGCCTACTCAGGGATGCAGCAGTACTCTGCCTCGGCCCTGCCCTCCCTCTACAGCCAGTCCCTCCTGCAGCAGGGGGCCGTGGGCAGTCAGAAGGAGG TATTCTCTCCCTTCCATTCAGGGCCTGAAGGGGCCAACCTCTTCATATACCACCTGCCACAGGAGTTTGGGGACCAGGACATCCTGCAGATGTTCATGCCTTTCGGGAACGTGGTCTCTGCCAAAGTCTTCATCGACAAACAGACCAACCTGAGCAAGTGCTTTG GCTTTGTGAGCTATGACAACCCGGTGTCAGCACAGGCCGCCATCCAGTCCATGAACGGCTTCCAGATCGGCATGAAGAGGCTGAAGGTGCAGCTGAAGCGCTCCAAGAACGACAGCAAGCCCTACTGA
- the LOC134447161 gene encoding CUGBP Elav-like family member 2 isoform X7 has protein sequence MRCPPSCTPVRSEDLLLSNSTGNNMNGSLEHLDQPDPDAIKMFVGQIPRSWSETELKELFEPFGAIHQINILRDRTQNPPQSKGCCFVTYYTRKAALEAQNALHNIKTLGGMHHPIQMKPADTDKTNAVEDRKLFIGMVSKKYGENEVRMMFSPFGQVEECRILRGPDGTSRGCAFVTFSTRAMAQNAIKTMHHSQTMEGCSSPMVCKFADTQKDKEQRRLQQQLQQMQQLNNTSTWGGLSGLGGLAPQYLALLQQAASSSNLGSFSGVQQLGGMSALQLQNLATIAAAAAAAQSSSTGSNSMSSSANGGGLGSLAGQGAAGNSSAMSSLASLGALQGLTGASVGLNNLNSLQGGVSGMAALNGGLGGSSLNNGSAGGTMDALTQAYSGMQQYSASALPSLYSQSLLQQGAVGSQKEGPEGANLFIYHLPQEFGDQDILQMFMPFGNVVSAKVFIDKQTNLSKCFGFVSYDNPVSAQAAIQSMNGFQIGMKRLKVQLKRSKNDSKPY, from the exons ATGCGCTGCCCCCCATCTTGTACTCCTGTGAGAAGTGAGGATTTACTGCTAAG CAACAGCACTGGCAACAACATGAATGGGTCTTTAGAGCACTTGGACCAACCTGACCCCGACGCCATCAAGATGTTCGTTGGGCAGATCCCACGTTCGTGGTCAGAAACCGAGCTCAAGGAGCTGTTTGAGCCGTTTGGTGCCATTCACCAAATCAACATTCTTCGCGACCGCACTCAGAACCCACCCCAGAGCAAAG GTTGCTGTTTTGTTACATATTATACCAGAAAAGCGGCTCTGGAGGCCCAGAATGCGTTGCATAACATAAAGACCTTAGGCGGG ATGCATCATCCCATTCAGATGAAGCCTGCTGACACTGATAAAACAAATG CTGTGGAAGACCGCAAGCTCTTCATTGGCATGGTGTCAAAGAAGTACGGCGAGAACGAGGTGCGGATGATGTTCTCGCCGTTCGGACAAGTCGAAGAATGCAGAATCCTGCGTGGGCCTGACGGCACGAGCCGAG GCTGTGCATTTGTTACGTTTTCTACCAGGGCAATGGCACAGAATGCAATCAAAACCATGCATCACTCACAGACTATGGAG gGCTGCTCGTCTCCCATGGTTTGTAAGTTTGCTGATACCCAGAAGGATAAGGAGCAGCGGCGTCTCCAGCAACAGCTCCAGCAGATGCAGCAGCTCAACAACACCTCCACCTGGGGAGGCCTCTCCGGCCTGGGCGGCCTGGCCCCACAGTACCTGGCA TTGCTCCAGCAGGCCGCCTCCTCCAGTAATCTGGGCTCGTTCAGTGGCGTCCAGCAGCTCGGCG GTATGAGTGCTCTGCAACTCCAGAATCTGGCCACGATAGCggccgctgctgccgctgcccaGAGCTCCTCCACAGGCTCCAACTCCATGTCTTCCTCCGCCAACGGGGGTGGCCTCGGGAGTCTGGCTGGACAAG GGGCTGCTGGTAACTCCAGTGCGATGAGTTCCCTGGCCTCTCTGGGTGCTCTGCAGGGTCTCACTGGGGCGTCTGTGGGCCTCAACAACCTCAACTCTCTACAGGGGGGCGTCAGCG GTATGGCGGCTCTGAACGGCGGTCTGGGCGGCTCGAGTCTGAACAACGGCTCGGCGGGGGGCACCATGGACGCGCTGACGCAGGCCTACTCAGGGATGCAGCAGTACTCTGCCTCGGCCCTGCCCTCCCTCTACAGCCAGTCCCTCCTGCAGCAGGGGGCCGTGGGCAGTCAGAAGGAGG GGCCTGAAGGGGCCAACCTCTTCATATACCACCTGCCACAGGAGTTTGGGGACCAGGACATCCTGCAGATGTTCATGCCTTTCGGGAACGTGGTCTCTGCCAAAGTCTTCATCGACAAACAGACCAACCTGAGCAAGTGCTTTG GCTTTGTGAGCTATGACAACCCGGTGTCAGCACAGGCCGCCATCCAGTCCATGAACGGCTTCCAGATCGGCATGAAGAGGCTGAAGGTGCAGCTGAAGCGCTCCAAGAACGACAGCAAGCCCTACTGA
- the LOC134447161 gene encoding CUGBP Elav-like family member 2 isoform X5 produces MTSAYSLEYLPDMKADSRLLGSCDTINSTGNNMNGSLEHLDQPDPDAIKMFVGQIPRSWSETELKELFEPFGAIHQINILRDRTQNPPQSKGCCFVTYYTRKAALEAQNALHNIKTLGGMHHPIQMKPADTDKTNAVEDRKLFIGMVSKKYGENEVRMMFSPFGQVEECRILRGPDGTSRGCAFVTFSTRAMAQNAIKTMHHSQTMEGCSSPMVCKFADTQKDKEQRRLQQQLQQMQQLNNTSTWGGLSGLGGLAPQYLALLQQAASSSNLGSFSGVQQLGGMSALQLQNLATIAAAAAAAQSSSTGSNSMSSSANGGGLGSLAGQGAAGNSSAMSSLASLGALQGLTGASVGLNNLNSLQGGVSGMAALNGGLGGSSLNNGSAGGTMDALTQAYSGMQQYSASALPSLYSQSLLQQGAVGSQKEGPEGANLFIYHLPQEFGDQDILQMFMPFGNVVSAKVFIDKQTNLSKCFGFVSYDNPVSAQAAIQSMNGFQIGMKRLKVQLKRSKNDSKPY; encoded by the exons ATGACTTCTGCGTACAGCCTTGAATATCTTCCGGATATGAAAGCTGATAGTCGATTGCTGGGCTCCTGTGATACGAT CAACAGCACTGGCAACAACATGAATGGGTCTTTAGAGCACTTGGACCAACCTGACCCCGACGCCATCAAGATGTTCGTTGGGCAGATCCCACGTTCGTGGTCAGAAACCGAGCTCAAGGAGCTGTTTGAGCCGTTTGGTGCCATTCACCAAATCAACATTCTTCGCGACCGCACTCAGAACCCACCCCAGAGCAAAG GTTGCTGTTTTGTTACATATTATACCAGAAAAGCGGCTCTGGAGGCCCAGAATGCGTTGCATAACATAAAGACCTTAGGCGGG ATGCATCATCCCATTCAGATGAAGCCTGCTGACACTGATAAAACAAATG CTGTGGAAGACCGCAAGCTCTTCATTGGCATGGTGTCAAAGAAGTACGGCGAGAACGAGGTGCGGATGATGTTCTCGCCGTTCGGACAAGTCGAAGAATGCAGAATCCTGCGTGGGCCTGACGGCACGAGCCGAG GCTGTGCATTTGTTACGTTTTCTACCAGGGCAATGGCACAGAATGCAATCAAAACCATGCATCACTCACAGACTATGGAG gGCTGCTCGTCTCCCATGGTTTGTAAGTTTGCTGATACCCAGAAGGATAAGGAGCAGCGGCGTCTCCAGCAACAGCTCCAGCAGATGCAGCAGCTCAACAACACCTCCACCTGGGGAGGCCTCTCCGGCCTGGGCGGCCTGGCCCCACAGTACCTGGCA TTGCTCCAGCAGGCCGCCTCCTCCAGTAATCTGGGCTCGTTCAGTGGCGTCCAGCAGCTCGGCG GTATGAGTGCTCTGCAACTCCAGAATCTGGCCACGATAGCggccgctgctgccgctgcccaGAGCTCCTCCACAGGCTCCAACTCCATGTCTTCCTCCGCCAACGGGGGTGGCCTCGGGAGTCTGGCTGGACAAG GGGCTGCTGGTAACTCCAGTGCGATGAGTTCCCTGGCCTCTCTGGGTGCTCTGCAGGGTCTCACTGGGGCGTCTGTGGGCCTCAACAACCTCAACTCTCTACAGGGGGGCGTCAGCG GTATGGCGGCTCTGAACGGCGGTCTGGGCGGCTCGAGTCTGAACAACGGCTCGGCGGGGGGCACCATGGACGCGCTGACGCAGGCCTACTCAGGGATGCAGCAGTACTCTGCCTCGGCCCTGCCCTCCCTCTACAGCCAGTCCCTCCTGCAGCAGGGGGCCGTGGGCAGTCAGAAGGAGG GGCCTGAAGGGGCCAACCTCTTCATATACCACCTGCCACAGGAGTTTGGGGACCAGGACATCCTGCAGATGTTCATGCCTTTCGGGAACGTGGTCTCTGCCAAAGTCTTCATCGACAAACAGACCAACCTGAGCAAGTGCTTTG GCTTTGTGAGCTATGACAACCCGGTGTCAGCACAGGCCGCCATCCAGTCCATGAACGGCTTCCAGATCGGCATGAAGAGGCTGAAGGTGCAGCTGAAGCGCTCCAAGAACGACAGCAAGCCCTACTGA
- the LOC134447161 gene encoding CUGBP Elav-like family member 2 isoform X2, with translation MTSAYSLEYLPDMKADSRLLGSCDTINSTGNNMNGSLEHLDQPDPDAIKMFVGQIPRSWSETELKELFEPFGAIHQINILRDRTQNPPQSKGCCFVTYYTRKAALEAQNALHNIKTLGGMHHPIQMKPADTDKTNAVEDRKLFIGMVSKKYGENEVRMMFSPFGQVEECRILRGPDGTSRGCAFVTFSTRAMAQNAIKTMHHSQTMEGCSSPMVCKFADTQKDKEQRRLQQQLQQMQQLNNTSTWGGLSGLGGLAPQYLALLQQAASSSNLGSFSGVQQLGGMSALQLQNLATIAAAAAAAQSSSTGSNSMSSSANGGGLGSLAGQGAAGNSSAMSSLASLGALQGLTGASVGLNNLNSLQGGVSGMAALNGGLGGSSLNNGSAGGTMDALTQAYSGMQQYSASALPSLYSQSLLQQGAVGSQKEVFSPFHSGPEGANLFIYHLPQEFGDQDILQMFMPFGNVVSAKVFIDKQTNLSKCFGFVSYDNPVSAQAAIQSMNGFQIGMKRLKVQLKRSKNDSKPY, from the exons ATGACTTCTGCGTACAGCCTTGAATATCTTCCGGATATGAAAGCTGATAGTCGATTGCTGGGCTCCTGTGATACGAT CAACAGCACTGGCAACAACATGAATGGGTCTTTAGAGCACTTGGACCAACCTGACCCCGACGCCATCAAGATGTTCGTTGGGCAGATCCCACGTTCGTGGTCAGAAACCGAGCTCAAGGAGCTGTTTGAGCCGTTTGGTGCCATTCACCAAATCAACATTCTTCGCGACCGCACTCAGAACCCACCCCAGAGCAAAG GTTGCTGTTTTGTTACATATTATACCAGAAAAGCGGCTCTGGAGGCCCAGAATGCGTTGCATAACATAAAGACCTTAGGCGGG ATGCATCATCCCATTCAGATGAAGCCTGCTGACACTGATAAAACAAATG CTGTGGAAGACCGCAAGCTCTTCATTGGCATGGTGTCAAAGAAGTACGGCGAGAACGAGGTGCGGATGATGTTCTCGCCGTTCGGACAAGTCGAAGAATGCAGAATCCTGCGTGGGCCTGACGGCACGAGCCGAG GCTGTGCATTTGTTACGTTTTCTACCAGGGCAATGGCACAGAATGCAATCAAAACCATGCATCACTCACAGACTATGGAG gGCTGCTCGTCTCCCATGGTTTGTAAGTTTGCTGATACCCAGAAGGATAAGGAGCAGCGGCGTCTCCAGCAACAGCTCCAGCAGATGCAGCAGCTCAACAACACCTCCACCTGGGGAGGCCTCTCCGGCCTGGGCGGCCTGGCCCCACAGTACCTGGCA TTGCTCCAGCAGGCCGCCTCCTCCAGTAATCTGGGCTCGTTCAGTGGCGTCCAGCAGCTCGGCG GTATGAGTGCTCTGCAACTCCAGAATCTGGCCACGATAGCggccgctgctgccgctgcccaGAGCTCCTCCACAGGCTCCAACTCCATGTCTTCCTCCGCCAACGGGGGTGGCCTCGGGAGTCTGGCTGGACAAG GGGCTGCTGGTAACTCCAGTGCGATGAGTTCCCTGGCCTCTCTGGGTGCTCTGCAGGGTCTCACTGGGGCGTCTGTGGGCCTCAACAACCTCAACTCTCTACAGGGGGGCGTCAGCG GTATGGCGGCTCTGAACGGCGGTCTGGGCGGCTCGAGTCTGAACAACGGCTCGGCGGGGGGCACCATGGACGCGCTGACGCAGGCCTACTCAGGGATGCAGCAGTACTCTGCCTCGGCCCTGCCCTCCCTCTACAGCCAGTCCCTCCTGCAGCAGGGGGCCGTGGGCAGTCAGAAGGAGG TATTCTCTCCCTTCCATTCAGGGCCTGAAGGGGCCAACCTCTTCATATACCACCTGCCACAGGAGTTTGGGGACCAGGACATCCTGCAGATGTTCATGCCTTTCGGGAACGTGGTCTCTGCCAAAGTCTTCATCGACAAACAGACCAACCTGAGCAAGTGCTTTG GCTTTGTGAGCTATGACAACCCGGTGTCAGCACAGGCCGCCATCCAGTCCATGAACGGCTTCCAGATCGGCATGAAGAGGCTGAAGGTGCAGCTGAAGCGCTCCAAGAACGACAGCAAGCCCTACTGA